In Megachile rotundata isolate GNS110a chromosome 10, iyMegRotu1, whole genome shotgun sequence, the sequence ttacgaaCTCGCAATAACGATAGAGATCTGAGAGGATAAGGATTTAGGAGGAAAAAGAAGTATCTAAGTAGATAAAGATTTAAGCGGATAGAGATCTAGAAGGATAAGAATCTAGAAAGATATCTTGGTGGATATTTAGAAAGATAAGGaactaagaatttagaaatctgaggaAAAATGTAGAGTTTTGGACATTTGAAGTTCTACAAATCTAGAGACCTAGAGACTAGTGATCTTAAATAGTACAAATAGTATACCTCCATTTAACATACACATTTCGCTTTTACTAAATACACATGTCCATGTGTATGTGCATATTATCTGAACAGTATTTAAGTGGGGTCGAAATTGTATACTCTGAATCACATGTTTATGGTTaatgaaattcttataatttCTTATGTATTTAATGATATATTATCTTTATAATTATACAAGGAATTTCCCGAATTGCATATTTGCAGTTCAACGCAATACACGAagataaaaatacatttcagaAATTAACAAACATAAAAGTTTTAATATACAGTTACAATACAATAATACATACTAATAATTAGTTtatatataacaaataaaatgaatGTATAGACGGGTACACAGATATTAAATCCGAACTTCATCCATTTAAAACACTATTCACAGTTCTCAACAAAGGATATCTCGGTCCGCAACTTCCACTGAAGTCATCGGTATCGATGCTCCATAACATAGCACCCCCAAGGCCTTTAATGTTAATGTACGTAGCCTTTTTGCGAACAGAGCTGAAAATAATCATAGTCTTATAATTACGTTCATTCACAATCGTTACTTTCGTACATTGTTGACACTCACATAACGTCATCGTATCCGACCCACTGGTCGCTGTTAAAAGCGTAAGGTGTTTTATCTGCATCGGAACGCCTAACGATCCAGCCCTTTTTAATATACTCGCAGATTTCGTTATAACCAAGCATTCCTGCCTCTCTTGTGTAGGGTCCAGCCGTTCCAGCACCTCTTGCTGGAGCACCTATATCTGTATTGCTGGGATTCGATAAGGTGAAGGATCTTCCGTAAGCGGGAATACCAAGGATGATCTTGTCAGCGGGCGCGCCTTGGGAGAGCCAGTAACAGACAGCCGCATCCTGAAATAACGTTTTTCGTATCAAGATTAATGCAACATTCTCCTTCTAGAGAAGACTATCACTGTACCTACCGCACAGTCTTTTGAAGACGAGTACAAAGGTGCGTTCAGTCCCGTATGTCTGTTCCATGACCCATTGAAGTCGTACGTCATCAGATTAATGAAATGAACGTATTGAGCTACTTGTGAAATTATGTACGATTTAGCAGCCAATGACTCGGCAGCTGCGCTTGCTATGCTAAGAAGGTAGCCATGCTTATCGAACTCTTGTCTCAATTCCCTCAGCAAAGCGACGAAGTTCTGCTTGTCGGACGCTTGACCACCTCGCTGGTTCGGATATTCCCAGTCAAGGTCGAAACCATCGAAGTTATATTGCTTCAGGAACTTGACCACGTTCCGAACGAATTTAGCACGGGTTGCAGGATTACTAGCAACTTGCGAGAACGTGCTGGAGGACTCGTTCCAACCACCCATCGCGACCATGATTTTTGTGTTTGGACTCGACTGACGGAGTCTGGTAAATTTCCCAAAGCCATCTTTGCCATCAGGTAGATCCAACCAATTATCTACCACACGGACATCGCCGTCGGCGGTGATACCGGTAAAGGCGTAGATGAGGTGTGTACATAGTGTCGGGTCGATATCAGAGACCTCGCATTTTCCCTTGTCAGGACGATAAGCAGCCCAGCTACCATAGTAGCAAACGACCTTTTCTATGAAGACaagagaaaataattaattttataatatgtgtatCTTCGtaatctataaataattaaatattgtaaaaattggaattttgtatTTAGTGTAGATTCAATTTAAACAGAAGCACAGCTGCAAACATTCAAGGTGTACATCGCGGAAGAATATATGTACTTCAGTTTGAAAGTACTAAGTTAGGCTGTGGTTAAGTTAGTACTTACTTTTTGTCATAGCGCTTATACCGACAGATACTAGAATAGTTaccttaaacatttaaaaatgaaatagcgATTATTGCTGCATTTCTGCTTTTCgtagattattttaatatttttaaactaaaacaCTTAACAAATTGTAAAGAAGGAATTCAACACTtactttttttacaattatgcaattttttacTTTAGTTGGAACATTCGTTCTATTCTCACTAAAGTCACTCAGTCGATTTTATGTACTGATCTGGTATCAGTTATGTGTCATAATACCTCGTATAAGTTAATCTTATCAAAAGCAaagattttgtaaaataaaacttttagtttctctttagaaaattaaaatcgaGAAGCGTTCaaaatattctatattttcaatttctttgttGGTGACTTTCATTTGTTAGAAAGCGATGATTCAAAGCAGAGCGATGATCATATCTGAATATAGTATCGGCGTACCTGAgagcgaagaaaaagaagaaatatcaAAAACAGATGATGATGCGATAAATGTACCAGATCAAAACAATATTATACTCGCTTCTGTTTAtacgtttataaaataaaatagtatatcaataatataacaatttatattaaatcaaaGCTCTTACTTATATTCGTTTCCGGTCGTAATAATCTCATGCGTATAAATTTTGTTGTTCAAATTGATTTCGTTTGTTTAGTGGGCAACTTGATCAGTTATTACCTTTAATACATATAAATGTAACCTTTTTAATATTATCctgaatattataaaaagttTTTTGCATAATAAATCATGAAACTTTCGGCTTCATGATCATCcgaactgcgcatgcgcgttacCACAGACTGTAAAGTGTATAGAACCAAACTTAGTTAATATGCGCAAGAAAAATGACACCTTCTTTCTTTTGTGGAACAGAATACATCTAcgtgtaaaattttatttacatttacaattcattgtacataaaatgaattaatattatttagtattatggtattaatggaaaataaaatgattatGATCTAGATCATTGGTACATATTTTAAAGTCTACGATGCGCTATCATTTTGTTACGTCTTTTAATAGCTTCTCTACGCATTCTTCTCCAATATTGTTTTGTATTTGGATCTAACTCTGACAATTCTACTTTTGTAGTCCTTAAACTCCATAACCATTCTGGATATTGATCATCAGGTTTTAGTGGTACCTCTTCTCCttctttataataatttaatccgCACACATGAGTTAACAATTTGTTAACATCCTTTTCAACTGGGATTCGTAGTTTTTCTGATTTACCTCCTTTCTTTACCTTCAGTGCTGAAAAAAAGATAatgtgtacaaaaatattttctggaGTATATTTGGCGTGAGCTTAAAATTGATTTAAGTAATTGTTATATTTCATAGAATTTTATACTTAATATATCAGATAGCATTATTATGAACGATAATAGTATCACTCCTTTTTATAATTGGTAgattaaaaaaggaaaacaataataaatttcatgaatCCAGAAAGATACAAAACATAATATAACCTATACACGCATAAAAATACAATGTTACTCTTGGATTATAGATTAattcaattgaaatttattacctGCAGTCCCAGCTTTAGGAACTGTCGCATACTGTGCCGAAATAACATAATTTGTCCTTAAGAAAGACAGtcgcaaaacagaaaaaatagacatccttatttattataaccaacaaatttcaaatttgatttcACAAAAGAATGGTACTATCAGAtggtaaatttttgttccttttGCGCAAGTTAATTCCGATTGGTTTTAACGTACTCCAAGTATAATATACTTGTTGAAGTTTCGATGTTTAGTAAATTCTAACTCAAAAGTTAGTATTTAAttcagaatattattatttcaatcattataattcttagaattttgtaatttatttatacatggtATACGTAGTTATTATATGAAGCGGTACTTTCAAACATTGACAACGGTAGAGGTATTGAATGCGCAACGacaaacaataaaataagttttatATTCGAGTtatactattacaattttatcaaaaagTTTACGATGCGTAATATGTTATAAATGTATCAGCATCGTTTTAAATGATTATAATAGAATTTTCGAATCTGTGGGAtgatgtattaattattatttcgtgTTTTTATTATGTAATGCCAGAGAGTAGCGATAGATCAACGCGGGTACGTTTAAttcttttgtaaattattaaaataaatgtcatCTACTCTTTCtagttttatatatattataatttatttaataccgTAGACAAAGTCAGTAGCTATTGGTATAAACGGAATAAAAGGAAGATCAACAAAAAGTCGATCAAATAATCAAGAGGATCACTTCCTAACAATTGCACCCGCTTTGCCTATTTTACCGGGAGCACCAGTACCTCCAAAATTATCTAAACGTTGTTATAATTCATTTaggtattaataaataatataaattaatgcatattttcatattaaataaataattaaaatttgttcctATTTcatatagaaatactattatatatttaaGAGTTACATATTTCTTAGGAATTaactaattttgttttaatatattttcttatgTAGCTTAGCAGATTCTCCATTTAACATAGAACATGACAAAGTCGAAGGTTCTAACACAGTTACATTACAATGGTCAAGTGAAGGAAAAAATATTGTGGCAACAAGAACTGCtgcagagaaagaaaaaaatccAGATAGGATATGTCTTGACAGACGAGGTCTTACTACGTTTCCAAATATAGTTGGAGAGCCACGTTTACGTTTATTGTCTCTTCAACATAATCTTTTAACAAAGATTGAGAATAGCAATTTCTCTAAGTTAACAAAATTAGTATTTCTTGACTTGTATGATAATCAGATAGAAaggatttgtaattttgaattattagaaaatttaagagtattattaattggaaaaaatagaattaaaaagaTCGAAGGGCTGAAGTCGCTTTCTAAGTTAGAAGTTTTAGATCTTCATGGCAATCAGATTGTacaaatttcagatttaaatAATCTGGTGTCTTTAAAAGTTCTTAACTTAGCTGGGAATAATATCAAAGTAATAGGCTACAATGATTTTCAAGGGTTAACAGCTCTGAAAGAGTTAAACCTAAgacgtaataaaataaaaagattattAGCTTTTGATGAAACCCCACAGTTACAGAAACTATATttaagtaataatgatattcatAAGTAAGTATCCCATTAATTCATATTTATAGATAACTTCTcacttattaataaattatattttagaattGAAGACATAGGCAGTCTTGCAAAAGCGTTACAACTTAGAGAAATAACAATTGATGGGAACCCTGTAACATTAACCGGAGACTATGTTTCTTTCCTTGTATCATATTTACCACATTTACAGCTTTTATCAACTATGCCAATTACTGAACAAACTCGAAGAGCTGCTATGGCCTGGAGGACAACAAAAGAACAAAGTAATTCTACTTTTTTAAATCTTACTGCACAAGTTTGTATGAATGTTCGACGAGAAGAGATAATATCAAATGCTAAAACAAATTGGGAATTTCTTAGATGTCATACTAAATCCTCCACAGATAAAAGTAACAATGAAAACAACGTTCGAcccaatatgttaaaaattcaaaaatcgaataaatttaatatgctGAGACCTCAGAACTTAGAAAAAGTAAAAGCAAAAGATTTCGGAAGTTTAACatctataaatgaaaatatagaagcgacgaaaataaatattaaaaaaaggagTAATTCTAGCGATAATTTATTCCGTTTAAAAGACACAACTAAAACCTATCCATTAGAATTTAAACTACCGCCTATTTTAGGTTCAATTGTAGATAATTTAATCAATACTAAATTTGatgacaaaataattataagCAATGAAAATCTAACAAAAGCAAGGACCGGAAACGATACTGACAGCACAGCGAGTAgcgattcagaaatttttaaatgccatGAAAATTTCAAGAGTTGTTTGAAACCTCACATGATAGACTCTGTTAATCATATTTCTCAAAATAATATTGACAAGTTTCTAACTAATGAGATTGATCCAGCGGATCTTCTTTCATCTGCATTAGAAATTGCTGCTGatattaatgaaaatgaaaattgcaCATTATTCAAATCTTCTCCATTATCAATAAATGAgaagcaaatttcaaaatttcataatcaaCATATTATGAGTGATTGTCAATCAAAATCAAGCATCGGTTCCTCTGGATACTGTTCTTTAAGTTCCAAAACCAACAGTATGGATAGTTGTAAATCGGTATTAAGTGATTCCAGTACATCATCTGTTGCTAGAAGTGTATTGCAGAAGCATAAAACTTTAGAGAAAGATAGAAATAGAGTCAAGAGTGCTCAAATAAAGAAAGTAGTGTATTATAAAAGTAATCGAGCAGCAACTGCTAGAGCTAAATATAGAGCTATAGCACCACCAAATCCAACTCCTGTACAAAATCTATCAAAAGAAAGAGAACAAGGTGTGTTGtatagtataatttattatattttttcattacagTATACTTGATGTATGTTCTCTGTActcaatatagaaatataatatttttgttgatCAATTCTCATAGGAGGAGACTATTTGATAGAAATAGTTGGTCGATGTTTAAACATTTATGGCCAAGGTGCATTACGTTTTATTGACCGACCATGGGATTCTTCAAAAGCTGAAGAtgttaatgtaattaaatttaattatgtacaGTTTAATGATGTGGCCAaagttttatgtaaaataaaaaatagatttcCGAACATAGAACATTTTATGTTTAAAGAAACTAATATTACATATCTTGGGCAGCTTAATGCTTTAGCTGAAGCACAAGGGTTAACAAGTATTCATTTAGAAACAGGAAATCCAATTCTATCAAAAGATTGGAAAGTTTATGCTATATTTCGCTTGGCCCATTGGGGCCTCAAAGTTATTAATGGAAAagaagtaaatattttatatcaaatgATGTTCATAAAATATCTTTACTAAAAAATTACATGTAGAGAGAAGTTTTCATGTATTAAGATATTAACTTTATATACAGATTACTAATGCAGAAGTTGACTTTGCAAACAAAGAATATGCTGGTCTTGTTGATATTGTAATGTGTTCATTACCTGAATCTTTGTTACAACCTTTATTGCAAAGACTTCAATTAGAAAAAGTTCAAAAACAAAATGGAGAACAAATTACTGCCAAACAATTTTTACTTAACAGTGATCCAGCTCTTAGAAGCGTCGTTGCTAAAGAGGCATTACAGTGGAGAAAAGGAAGTATAACAcaggtaataaaataataatataatcttCTATAGATTTGTAGTTTCAACTActcattttctatttttgctCTCTTTCTGCTAAAATTGCAGGAAGATCTTATTTGGAGACACAAAGGAAAAATACATCTACTAAATCTAATAAATCTCACTGTGGATGCAATACAAAAGTTACAGTTACTTGAAAATACATGGCCAAGTATTTTATACGAAATAATTCACTCTACTTTATCCGATTTTTCTGATATGGATACATATATGAAACGTTGTTTCAAAACACTTGAAGATGATAAATGATAATTAGTTTACTTCGTATAAATACAGtttaaaattagcaaattctaTATACCAATTGATATTGTAtaagtattcaatttttgattaataattgttaagtaCAATTACAAGATAATGTTAtcttttatgaatttgtatatttatgtagCTTGTATGAATTcgcatatgtgttcatatgtattTTGTTAATGTTTAATTATAGAACATGATCTATACACTtgttgtttaaaataatttcgacTACAAATTAAAGTGCGGTATCAAGActtatatacaatttatttatgattacgTGATAGTTAAGTTTACAGCAGTAATACATAATAATCTAACgcactttaaaaaatgtttacaatattaatctgcatttcataaaaaaaaggtTAATTGGCACTTTAAGCTACTGAAAAATTCTTGTACATCTTATGTTTAATTCTTTTATTCTATAAGTTAGGTCGAACGAATAAGGATGAATACTATTTACAATAGCAATGAAATGCAATCACGTAAAAAAGAATTCATTTCTTTCATATCATTTCGTTCCAATGATAGATTCCACGCTAAAAGAAATCGTCGATTTCTTCTCCATGCAAGATCCATTCTTGGATGTAGAAATATCATCGCGATCCGTGGAAGCGAAATTGTTGAAATTCTTTTTCACCTTACGGGGTTCTGCGACATGTTCAAACCACGGAATCGAGGAATACATCGAAGGAAAGGGCTGTATCTTCTTCGAACTCTCAGGTTCTTGATTATattcctgattgtgtgataaacCATTCAGTAACGGAGGATCTGCGGTAACTGAAACGAGAGAACATTGTCAgtctacaaaattacaaattactgtaataaattgcaaaaatggTTAATACTGATAGAAGAAATAGAATTGTGGATGTTGTAAATGAAGCGGGTAATGATTATAAAACATCACATGcagataattgaagaaatattaaaatacaattctTTGAAACATTGTATACATTAACAACAGCTGACACCACACGGACGTTACTCTTTTACGATTTCCCATAAAGCAAATTTCCTcctaacagtaacaagtataaatataaatttaaacaatgtAACTTTTACTGCATTTTACAACTGAcacatacaaataaaaaaaatagaggtaacaaaattttatacaattttaaaatgaatataaacattattttagcgGTATGTTCTTCCAGGATTAATCAAGGTTGCACTGGATCATACTACAGTAgactcttgctatattgccatGAACAGGAGTATAACACCAGAAAATTGCCGGAGGTAGCAACATGTAGATTAAAAAGTTTTCTTCTTTAATACTTGAGACACCTATATAACGTGATACGTTGTACAGCGCGCAACCCTATAACAGCGATATACCGCGTACAGAATACTAACATGCTGTAGGTAAGCCGTGAATAGTCTTTAATCCGTAGAAACCTTGCGTTACGCTGATGCTAGTTTGCGTGAAGTGTAACTGATGACGTTGAAAGTTCTTCGTTCTTCTGCACACAGGTTGATCATTTTTAATCAAGTACGGCGGACTGGTTGTATCCATTGGCGTGTGACAGACAGTCGAGACATTATCACCGAAGTAATTACCATGAGCCTGTTGCTGTCTTCTTAGGGCAACTTGCGCAGCCATCACCCGCTGTCTTTCGACCACTAACAAACAACAAGGACAACGGCAGTCCTTCCATGCGCAGGACCTCTTGTGGCCCTTCAAACCGGAAATCACACCGTGGTTCCTGCATCTCGCGCACTTTGGACTACGCAGACGTTGCTCGATACCCGAAGTCATTTGGCTTGAGTTGCCGTTTTCGGTCTTCATTCTGAATCTTCTAGCTTGATTTCTCGGTTCACTAATCAATTAGTCTCAATGTAACATTTTGCAACGAGTTACATGCTTGTGTTATTAAAAGATCACTATAGCTTCCGAAATCACTTGTTGACAGAAGTAtgtctttcaaattattattctttcaCCAAACTTGCGAAACACCCTAATTGTTCCCTCCTTTCCAGTTTGCGAGACTATCGGACGAAGCGATCGGCGTTCACCGTTGAATGAGTTATATACACAGAGGAATCTTTTTCCTTCGTCAAAGGAGGTGTATCCTCGTCTCCTCCTACCGATTCAAAATGTATTTTTAGAGAAGAAACACGTTCGGATTGGTTCGAAACGCAAACAAACTCCGCCACGGTTCTGGACCAACAGCCAATCGAGGCTGGCTTGCATCTCGATGCTCTTATTACCATCAACTTGTATCATCTCGAGAAAAAGCCGAGGATCTTCGTTAAATGGGAACGACTTCTTTAATTACAGCCCCCGCGTAATGGGACCGTGTCGGTCTTTCTCGGACAAACAGAGAGTCCTTTACGCGAAACCAGAAGATTTATCGAGCATAATTCCTCGACAGTGTACTGATTGAAAAAGGTCAAATTACATCAATTTATTAGCTGGACCGAATTAAGAAGTCAGTTCTTAACgttgtgaaaaaatcattgctTCTTTGACACACCGATTGTTACATTGtgctttaaaaatttagataatattgttatttttaacgCATCTCATATATTTGACAATATTTTTAGAGATAAagtaattcagaaatattttgaCATAAGATGTACAGTGTTATAGTTAGTTTTGACATCACTTTTATAATAGAAatgatgaataattaattaactgaattaATTGGTAAAGAAAGTTGTTGTGATAAAGTAAGAATCATGTCTTCAATATCGTCAACTCTTTCAGGAGGAACGTAGGTGTTCCAGCTAACTTCACTCTCCTTTGAAATGTAAACCGACATGCCGTTTCCTCCCCGTTGGAAGAGTATATAAGATTTTTATCCGAAACAAGGGAAGAACATAACATTCGAAGTGTCTAGCACTAAAAGCTACCGGTTTGAAAAGAACACTCATACGTTAAGAAAACATACTCGAAACTAATATTAACTGTGCGTTGGCAACATCCGAGAGGATCGTATTAACGAGCTCTTAGAGCAAGATCACAGAAAGAATGCCATGTGGCCGCAGCTGGCGTTCGGTACCGTTGTTAGTCGAATGAGAttctctctctcttctattTTCGCAGTACGTGATAGAACGAAAAGAGGGATGAGATTGCAATGTTCTCCGCTTTCCGATACTTCggcaatatcgtatatattTTTAGTTGTAACCGAAAGTGAGCCTCCACTTGGCATTGGCGTAGCTTGAGTTTTTGTCTGCGGTTATTTCTATTAACGAGCTGACAAATGTTTCAATCATTCTTGGCGAAAAGCGGAGgacaattttgtattttgcGAACGATGAAATCCTCTGATGTTTAACTTTTCGTTACATCTTTTACAAGAATTCTAATAAGTACATAATACTAATAAGACAATAAATGAATGGAATATTAACAACAATAGTACGGTGTTAAAAAGTATGGTATGATCTGGCTACATTTATACAAGCGATATCTATAACAAGAGAGGTCTATTTCGAATCACTGTTTCACGAATTTTTTATGAAAGATGAAAGCAGCGATAGGACAAGTTTAAATTTACATCTATCGGTAGGCACGCGTGAAACGCACCGAGGAATTTGCCCTAATGAGCGTGGAACGAAGGGGTGTCATCTTAGACGCTCTTTCCTCTTCCCATCGACACGGACAGCTCTGCCCTCAAGGGTGTTGTCAGTACGGCAAATATGTTGACAGGTCATTCAACATCTTTCCGTCGCTGCTAAC encodes:
- the LOC100881268 gene encoding uncharacterized protein LOC100881268 isoform X1; this encodes MIIIEFSNLWDDVLIIISCFYYVMPESSDRSTRTKSVAIGINGIKGRSTKSRSNNQEDHFLTIAPALPILPGAPVPPKLSKRCYNSFSLADSPFNIEHDKVEGSNTVTLQWSSEGKNIVATRTAAEKEKNPDRICLDRRGLTTFPNIVGEPRLRLLSLQHNLLTKIENSNFSKLTKLVFLDLYDNQIERICNFELLENLRVLLIGKNRIKKIEGLKSLSKLEVLDLHGNQIVQISDLNNLVSLKVLNLAGNNIKVIGYNDFQGLTALKELNLRRNKIKRLLAFDETPQLQKLYLSNNDIHKIEDIGSLAKALQLREITIDGNPVTLTGDYVSFLVSYLPHLQLLSTMPITEQTRRAAMAWRTTKEQSNSTFLNLTAQVCMNVRREEIISNAKTNWEFLRCHTKSSTDKSNNENNVRPNMLKIQKSNKFNMLRPQNLEKVKAKDFGSLTSINENIEATKINIKKRSNSSDNLFRLKDTTKTYPLEFKLPPILGSIVDNLINTKFDDKIIISNENLTKARTGNDTDSTASSDSEIFKCHENFKSCLKPHMIDSVNHISQNNIDKFLTNEIDPADLLSSALEIAADINENENCTLFKSSPLSINEKQISKFHNQHIMSDCQSKSSIGSSGYCSLSSKTNSMDSCKSVLSDSSTSSVARSVLQKHKTLEKDRNRVKSAQIKKVVYYKSNRAATARAKYRAIAPPNPTPVQNLSKEREQGGDYLIEIVGRCLNIYGQGALRFIDRPWDSSKAEDVNVIKFNYVQFNDVAKVLCKIKNRFPNIEHFMFKETNITYLGQLNALAEAQGLTSIHLETGNPILSKDWKVYAIFRLAHWGLKVINGKEITNAEVDFANKEYAGLVDIVMCSLPESLLQPLLQRLQLEKVQKQNGEQITAKQFLLNSDPALRSVVAKEALQWRKGSITQEDLIWRHKGKIHLLNLINLTVDAIQKLQLLENTWPSILYEIIHSTLSDFSDMDTYMKRCFKTLEDDK
- the LOC100881268 gene encoding uncharacterized protein LOC100881268 isoform X5 gives rise to the protein MIIIEFSNLWDDVLIIISCFYYVMPESSDRSTRTKSVAIGINGIKGRSTKSRSNNQEDHFLTIAPALPILPGAPVPPKLSKRCYNSFSLADSPFNIEHDKVEGSNTVTLQWSSEGKNIVATRTAAEKEKNPDRICLDRRGLTTFPNIVGEPRLRLLSLQHNLLTKIENSNFSKLTKLVFLDLYDNQIERICNFELLENLRVLLIGKNRIKKIEGLKSLSKLEVLDLHGNQIVQISDLNNLVSLKVLNLAGNNIKVIGYNDFQGLTALKELNLRRNKIKRLLAFDETPQLQKLYLSNNDIHKIEDIGSLAKALQLREITIDGNPVTLTGDYVSFLVSYLPHLQLLSTMPITEQTRRAAMAWRTTKEQSSIVDNLINTKFDDKIIISNENLTKARTGNDTDSTASSDSEIFKCHENFKSCLKPHMIDSVNHISQNNIDKFLTNEIDPADLLSSALEIAADINENENCTLFKSSPLSINEKQISKFHNQHIMSDCQSKSSIGSSGYCSLSSKTNSMDSCKSVLSDSSTSSVARSVLQKHKTLEKDRNRVKSAQIKKVVYYKSNRAATARAKYRAIAPPNPTPVQNLSKEREQGGDYLIEIVGRCLNIYGQGALRFIDRPWDSSKAEDVNVIKFNYVQFNDVAKVLCKIKNRFPNIEHFMFKETNITYLGQLNALAEAQGLTSIHLETGNPILSKDWKVYAIFRLAHWGLKVINGKEITNAEVDFANKEYAGLVDIVMCSLPESLLQPLLQRLQLEKVQKQNGEQITAKQFLLNSDPALRSVVAKEALQWRKGSITQEDLIWRHKGKIHLLNLINLTVDAIQKLQLLENTWPSILYEIIHSTLSDFSDMDTYMKRCFKTLEDDK
- the LOC100881268 gene encoding uncharacterized protein LOC100881268 isoform X3; translation: MIIIEFSNLWDDVLIIISCFYYVMPESSDRSTRTKSVAIGINGIKGRSTKSRSNNQEDHFLTIAPALPILPGAPVPPKLSKRCYNSFSLADSPFNIEHDKVEGSNTVTLQWSSEGKNIVATRTAAEKEKNPDRICLDRRGLTTFPNIVGEPRLRLLSLQHNLLTKIENSNFSKLTKLVFLDLYDNQIERICNFELLENLRVLLIGKNRIKKIEGLKSLSKLEVLDLHGNQIVQISDLNNLVSLKVLNLAGNNIKVIGYNDFQGLTALKELNLRRNKIKRLLAFDETPQLQKLYLSNNDIHKIEDIGSLAKALQLREITIDGNPVTLTGDYVSFLVSYLPHLQLLSTMPITEQTRRAAMAWRTTKEQSNSTFLNLTAQVCMNVRREEIISNAKTNWEFLRCHTKSSTDKSNNENNVRPNMLKIQKSNKFNMLRPQNLEKVKAKDFGSLTSINENIEATKINIKKRSNSSDNLFRLKDTTKTYPLEFKLPPILGSIVDNLINTKFDDKIIISNENLTKARTGNDTDSTASSDSEIFKCHENFKSCLKPHMIDSVNHISQNNIDKFLTNEIDPADLLSSALEIAADINENENCTLFKSSPLSINEKQISKFHNQHIMSDCQSKSSIGSSGYCSLSSKTNSMDSCKSVLSDSSTSSVARSVLQKHKTLEKDRNRVKSAQIKKVVYYKSNRAATARAKYRAIAPPNPTPVQNLSKEREQGGDYLIEIVGRCLNIYGQGALRFIDRPWDSSKAEDVNLNALAEAQGLTSIHLETGNPILSKDWKVYAIFRLAHWGLKVINGKEITNAEVDFANKEYAGLVDIVMCSLPESLLQPLLQRLQLEKVQKQNGEQITAKQFLLNSDPALRSVVAKEALQWRKGSITQEDLIWRHKGKIHLLNLINLTVDAIQKLQLLENTWPSILYEIIHSTLSDFSDMDTYMKRCFKTLEDDK
- the LOC100881268 gene encoding uncharacterized protein LOC100881268 isoform X2, producing the protein MIIIEFSNLWDDVLIIISCFYYVMPESSDRSTRTKSVAIGINGIKGRSTKSRSNNQEDHFLTIAPALPILPGAPVPPKLSKRCYNSFSLADSPFNIEHDKVEGSNTVTLQWSSEGKNIVATRTAAEKEKNPDRICLDRRGLTTFPNIVGEPRLRLLSLQHNLLTKIENSNFSKLTKLVFLDLYDNQIERICNFELLENLRVLLIGKNRIKKIEGLKSLSKLEVLDLHGNQIVQISDLNNLVSLKVLNLAGNNIKVIGYNDFQGLTALKELNLRRNKIKRLLAFDETPQLQKLYLSNNDIHKIEDIGSLAKALQLREITIDGNPVTLTGDYVSFLVSYLPHLQLLSTMPITEQTRRAAMAWRTTKEQNKSNNENNVRPNMLKIQKSNKFNMLRPQNLEKVKAKDFGSLTSINENIEATKINIKKRSNSSDNLFRLKDTTKTYPLEFKLPPILGSIVDNLINTKFDDKIIISNENLTKARTGNDTDSTASSDSEIFKCHENFKSCLKPHMIDSVNHISQNNIDKFLTNEIDPADLLSSALEIAADINENENCTLFKSSPLSINEKQISKFHNQHIMSDCQSKSSIGSSGYCSLSSKTNSMDSCKSVLSDSSTSSVARSVLQKHKTLEKDRNRVKSAQIKKVVYYKSNRAATARAKYRAIAPPNPTPVQNLSKEREQGGDYLIEIVGRCLNIYGQGALRFIDRPWDSSKAEDVNVIKFNYVQFNDVAKVLCKIKNRFPNIEHFMFKETNITYLGQLNALAEAQGLTSIHLETGNPILSKDWKVYAIFRLAHWGLKVINGKEITNAEVDFANKEYAGLVDIVMCSLPESLLQPLLQRLQLEKVQKQNGEQITAKQFLLNSDPALRSVVAKEALQWRKGSITQEDLIWRHKGKIHLLNLINLTVDAIQKLQLLENTWPSILYEIIHSTLSDFSDMDTYMKRCFKTLEDDK